One genomic window of Quercus lobata isolate SW786 chromosome 9, ValleyOak3.0 Primary Assembly, whole genome shotgun sequence includes the following:
- the LOC115961728 gene encoding TMV resistance protein N-like, which yields MEKTQLVVLPVFHYMDPSDVRNQRGTFAKAFVEHEEHLMDCIGNVQTWKAALTKVTDLAGWDLKDSLVLVYEDLVGMDSCVEEMLDSYLAEGLDGVRFVGICGMGGIGKTTLAQEIYKRIFDNYEATSFIANIREETKNRGLNSLQKQLLSKILMESEINIWNILEGINLLRNTLCNKKVFIVLNDVDEDVQLGALAGKHDWFGSGSRIIVTSRDSHLLKRCGVNDIYSAKGLSNDDAL from the exons ATGGAAAAGACGCAATTGGTAGTTTTGCCTGTCTTCCACTATATGGATCCTAGTGATGTGCGGAATCAAAGAGGGACTTTTGCAAAAGCCTTTGTAGAGCATGAAGAGCATCTCATGGATTGCATAGGGAATGTTCAAACGTGGAAAGCTGCTTTGACAAAAGTTACTGATCTCGCTGGATGGGATTTAAAGGATAG TTTGGTTCT TGTTTATGAGGACCTTGTTGGAATGGACTCTTGTGTGGAGGAAATGTTGGATTCATACTTGGCTGAAGGGTTGGATGGTGTTCGTTTTGTTGGGATTTGTGGGATGGGTGGAATAGGCAAAACAACTCTTGCGcaagaaatttataaaagaatttttgaTAACTATGAAGCTACCAGCTTTATTGCTAATATTAGAGAAGAAACTAAAAATCGAGGTCTAAATTCTTTACAGAAACAACTTCTTTCAAAGATCCTCATGGAAAGTGAAATAAATATATGGAATATTCTTGAGGGAATCAATCTTCTAAGGAATACACTATGTAATAAAAAGGTTTTTATTGTTCTTAATGATGTGGATGAAGATGTACAATTAGGAGCATTAGCAGGGAAGCATGATTGGTTTGGTTCAGGGAGTAGAATCATTGTAACAAGCAGAGATAGTCATTTATTGAAAAGATGTGGGGTGAATGATATATATAGTGCTAAGGGGTTGAGTAATGACGATGCTTTGTAG